DNA sequence from the Delphinus delphis chromosome 7, mDelDel1.2, whole genome shotgun sequence genome:
ctcaccctatCCTGCTCCCAGCCCCTTGCAGCTGCTGatcttttttcctgtctccatagttttgccttagTCTATAGGTTACCAACTATACGTGTAAGACAGGGAACAATTTGACTAGAGTAGGGTCATAGAGATATAACAAAGgggatttagggcttccctggtggcgcagtggttgagagtccgcctgccgatgtaggggacacgggttcatgccccggtccgggaagatcccacatgccgcggagcggctgggtccgtgagccatggccgctgagcctgcgcatccggagcctgcgcgtccggagcctatgctccgcaacgggagaggccacaacagtgagaggcccgcgtaccgaaaaaaaaaaaaaaaaaacaaaggggatTAAAGATTTACCATAAAGCACATTCAAAGATAGCATGGGAACTACATTATTTTCACCAACTATACAGATGCATCTATCTATATTTCATTCAACTAACATTAATTGATAACATACTATGTGTCAGCAGTGCTTTAGGTGCTAGAGTTAACAATAGTAAACAAGGCAGACAGCTTCTCTGCCCTCTTGGAGTGTATACTCAAATTGAGGGTAaaggaaaaggacagaaattaaacaaaaagtcAAGTATTTTCAATACTGCCAGGTAAGATAATGGAAATCAAATAGGGTTATGTGATAGAGTGACAGTTGGAGACAGTGgttagggaaggcttctctgaggataTGACATTTGAGCTAAGAATTAAGAGATAAGAAGCAACTATCCATGCAAGAGAAGAACACTCCAAGCAGAGGGAACTGCAAGTAAAATAGCCTGGAGATGGGAACAAGCTGAGTCTGAAAGCCCGCATGACTGGGTGGAGTGAGCAGGAGAGAGTGCATGGGGAAGCAGGTGAGATAGGTAGGCAAGGCTAGGTCATAATTGGCCCTGTAAGTCACAGTaaggagtttcagttttattttaatgggaagccattggaggaaggaaagtgatatgatctgatttacatttttaaatgatcactctGGATCTGCAGAGTATCTTAAaagacatctttaaaataaataccaacGTGAATACACCAAGAGTACTAAAGATGCCAAGCAATACAATGCAAATCCTAAAGTAAAAATGGTGTTTCAAGATCATCCTGGCATGTATCTGGTCCTTATCCGCAGCACCCCAGAAAAGAAATAACCAGCTGAGACATTAACAGTATTTTTGATTATGTCCACAATCTGCCGTGTTTACCATTTCGTATAGGGATATTTACACTTAATTCCttaccaaaatgaaaaatcatttcCATAGGGAACTATAAATGAACACTTCATTAGCTGTATTTCTGCTttccatgggaattccctggcagtccagtggtcaggactcgaCGCTTTCACtaccgagggcccaggttcactccctggttggggaactaagatgccacaagccacgtggcacggccaaaagataaaattaaattaaataaaaagaagtatttcTGCTTTCCACTATAGCCTTTTATTTTAAGCTTTGGAAAACCATGCTGTACCTGCAATTAGAAATTGCattttagaaatacaaatgagAAAAGGCTGATGTTCATAGTTGGCCAGCAGGTGTGGTACCAACACCATGGGACGCTTGGGGATGTGAAATGGAAATTGGCTGACCACAGTCCAGGTGCTTTTCTGCTTATTACAGGCCCAGCTCCAGGGGACCAGGCTCCCCTCTCAGtgagtgatttttctttcttagcttAAAAGAGAATTGGAACAATAAGTGATTTCCACTGTCTGTCTCTATGGCAACAGGTATCCTAATTTCACCTCTTAGATGGCAACTATACCTATTCACTGAATAGCTTTCAGTCCCTACTATTATGATGAAAAAATTGATTTCATGAAAAATGCTATTTAGGTTATAAGCAAACTTATCCCCCAGCAACCATGAAGTACagtttgtaaaatgtaaaatcattCATAAGCAGAATATACTCTGtgggcttttcttccttttcaggtGTAGGATATTTATCCCCAACGTCTCTCTTCTAGTTGTTTTTGgatgataaaatattattcttttcttccttaatatttatttttatttaattatgaaaattagtCAGGTTCATTGTAAATAGTTTGGCAAATAcggaaaaaatatagaaaagcatatccaagaaaataaaactcactctccttatttaaaaataatcactatTAATAACCTGCTAGCATTTTagatgtgtatacatataaatacaactTAAATGCTATAGTGTATATTTTTTTGTAACCAGACTCTTTCACCAAACGTATTATGAGGAATTCTTCACATCATTAAGTATTCTAACATACAAATTATGAGCAATTCTTCACATCATTAAGTATTCTAACATACAATTTTAATGGCTTCAAAGGAGTCCATAATATggcttactgtattttatttaacttatccCTCTATGCTGACATTAACCATAAATGTTTACGTACACATCTATTGGCTTAGAATAAATCCCTGGGTATGAAATACATGGATCAAATgggataaacattttaaattatattgccaaattttccccccaaattatatcaatttattttcccactgaAGGTAGATGGATAAGAGTATTCATTTCCTTAAATTCTTTATCAGaggtacagtttttaaaaagaaaaaaattgccagTTTGATGGAGAGGGGAAGTATCTCATtatatttctttaacatcttaaatttaaaacttattttaaggttaaatatgtttttacattttcattatttttttagggTGAGAAGATATATAAATTGCCTGTTCACCTCTGAAGCAAAGACTATTTGTTGTCCCCTAATATCCACTCTACCTCTGTTTCTTAGTAACAGAAGAGATGACTTTTAGTTGAGCACATagccctttaaaataaagacatttcctgTTTTCATTTGCAGCTAAGTGTGTCTATGTGTCAACTCCAGGTAGGCAAATGTGATCCATGCTTTTTCAGAGAAACGTCCTTAAAGGGGGAGGATAATgccctctttttcctcttcatcatTCCTGATGGTTAGAATGCAGGTATTATGGTTGGAGCTTCAACAGCCATTTTGGACCATGAGGATGTGCTAGAGATGGTGGAGCAGAAAGCTAGAGGGAGCCTAGGTTCTTAAGAATTTTATGTAAGTGCCACCCTGCAGGGCTGGTTTCCAGATttttatgtgagaaaataaaactttgtatttttaagccatgattagtttgcatttttagTTTCATGAAGCTGAACTTAATCCTGACTGATGtagattaagatttttttcctcattttttttctcattgatttttaaGTGCTCTTTCTATTTTAAGGTTATTTACACTTTACCTGGCACACATGTCacaaattttccaatttttcatttgGTCCTAATTTTTTTATGGAATTAGGATATGCAGAAATACagttattcttaaatttatttgctatttaaattccattatatattcagaaaaatcagATAACAGTATTAGCTTAGAAATATAAATTCCAGAGAAATAGTTTGTCTCAACCATCATAAGGCCGTACTGAGGCATAATTTTACTTCCTATAGGTATGCAATTAAATGGTTACATTGCAGGCTAAAGTCATTTAGATGATGAGAAATTGTGTATAGTTTTGAGGACTTAATCAATAATTCATTGCTTGCTAAAGCAGAGATTTTCCAGTTTTAATCTGTGGAGCTCTAGGTTCAAAGCATTGCCTCAGAGGTCTCCACTGGGGCTTAGGTGGGGCTGAGTgggccagctctgcctgccacTCCCAGTTGAGGTTTTAAAGGCAGTCACTCTGTGTTATTCACTGGAGTTCCACAAAAGAGCCCCTGCCATATGATTTCCTGccaacacagagaaaaaatagaGAGTAACAATTTCCTACCAGATCATAGGCAGCCAGCATCTTTTTCTGCACATCGGGAATTGCCCCCAGAGGCTCCAGATGAGGAAAGTTGTCTTTCATCACAAGAGAGACGGAAGGAGTATTGTCACTGGTGATGAGCCGAGAGGACAGGGTCAACAGGCACTGCTTCAGACTGGCAATTGGAGGGAGTCCGCACAGTTCTTTAACAGACACTATGGCGTTCTGTGGGGAAGAAAACATGGAATTACACTTCTGACCACATGATACATCCCCCCCCAGCACTTCTAGGTTTACACAAAAGTATATTCATTAAAAGTATACCCTTAAGTACTATGAAATTTGAAGCAAACTGGATTATAACCAACCAAAAATGTTGAGATACGCATGGAGATAACACGCAGAGCTAATTCACAACTACACTTCATCTTTCTCAGCTTTTAACAACTGCCACAAATATGCCACAAAGCAAAGCAGATTATGACCCAAGGCTACATAGTGCTTTTCAAAGCAGGGCTGTGGAATATTCTGGAATATCTGAAGTGTTCTGGACAATGCACAcaaattaatatttgaatatcATGAATATCTTGTTATATTTGATAACATGAATATCTTGTTAAATTTGTATCATGATAATCATAAAAGCATGTCAGTGGTTGTACATTGGAGTGCATCTTCTTTGAGTTTTTCCCCTCAAGGTAGAAGACTGCTATTACTCATCATACTCCTTTCACATAACCATCAGTGGTATTCCTTTGTCATCTCACCAGAAATGCACCTGACAGACACACGTAATAAAACACATTTCACGTAAAGCTACATTTGTCCATGTGACAGGCGTTTAAAAGATTCatttgaaatagaaattatgCCTACTAACAACGAACAATACCTAACCTAATGTGTGTCTCATGAATTTAGTGACAATGATGGTATTCATTTTTCTAGTACTTAGGCTCTAAATAATCccaaaccaaaagaaatctgagGTGAGATAAATTATCAGTACTAACTGGAAAAATTTTATCTATAGCCAACTCTccttattatgtattttaaacacGTAATACATGCAAAGGACATATTCCAAGAATTATATAGAACTACATAAAATCTACTTCTAATATATAAAGTCAGGTGTAGAAATGACTTATAACTAATCTAACATAGGGGTTTATAATAGTTATAGAATTATGTCAGAAAAAGTCAGGTAGATAATGCTGACATTTGGAGCCTAATTTTAAAACAGCAGCCAAGGCAACCCACCACAAGTTATACATTTACAATCTAAGTATTTGTATGTGgtttatataatatagtattttctaccattttggtgatttaaaattgattttaaaccCATTCCAGGATTCCTCTgtgaaataatgtaaaaataaagttttcacCAAGTCATGGTTTGGCGTTCAGCATCACATGACTAAAAACCATGAATGATCATTGGGTTTTGGTGGTGGTTAATTCTGGATTTAAAGCTCAATATTCCTATTTATTAAATGCAAtattgggaaaattacttaacctcttcgcttgttttctattttgaatgTAGGGATTCTTGGTGAAGGTTACTATAAAAATGTTAGTTAAAGGAACAGATAAAGTACATTGAAAAATATTCCTCTCCTGTTTTGCTCTCATACATAGACTCCTACTGCTTCTGCCAAACAACATCTTCTTGCACATTGCAGGAACTAAGCAAGCATTTGCCGTTTGATTGTTTCTTAGTAACATGAGCCTAGAATAAGCATATTAAATAGTCTTGAAGAAAAAAGTTTGCAGCCATCTCTGATTATAAGCATTAATGAAGGCAAGAAAACTGACACTGAATTCCTACATGCTAAGGCTGGGTAATTTACATAcactctcatttaattctcataataatccTGTGAtgtaattattactatttttcttaCCTTATGAGGAGAAAACTGATGGCCAGATATCTgaaataatttgctcaagatcacacagggaTAGAGTTTAGTCCAGAATCCATGTCCTTTCAATTAAAGCACATTTCTAAGAGAAGACTAAATAGTTTTCAACCAGTTCAAGTGCTGAATGTTGTTTGTTTATTAGTCTTCTTTGTTTCGTGGAGGGTAATTTATTATTGTTGTACACAAACAACTAAGACATCATCTAATAGGCATTACATTTGTTTTATATGACTTCAAATACCCTTCTGTGTTCTTATCTgcaaatattttacatgtatacTTATAATTAGtatgcatgtgtttgtatatataaaattttgtatgtTACATgcacatataatattttatattctattcttTTCACGCTGTTTCATATACACATTCCCATATATCAATTTAGTTTTGTACTAGGAACATTTAATGGACATATAAAGCGTTTTGCTACATTTATACTCCATTAGCTGGCTTAGTTCAGGCCAGATTTCAGGCCAGATTTAACACAGCATTCACcattagaaacataaaatatatctgttttacagaaatagagttacatatatagaaaataaacttacggttactgggtggggggggagggataaattggaagattgggattgacacatacacactactatatataaaataaataacttataaggacctactgtatagcacagggaactcgatttaatactctgtaatggcctgtatgggaaaagaatctaaaaaagagtggatatatgtatatgtataacagattcactttgctgtacagcagaaactaacacaacattgtaaatcaactataccccaataaattatttttcaaatatctgtTTTATCACAGGCAATTCAGCAGTACATGGGGTTACACATCCTCTGtgataattttttgaggaatcagaTCATTAGTAAAACACAATGTTCACTGGTGAGCGAGGGGTCAGAAGACTCAGGGGTAAGGGAGGACAGTATGGGATTTTTCCTACCTGCATATTTTCTCTCATATCTATGGCTTCTCGTAAGGGATGAACTGCTAGCTTAAAGATGTCATCTATTGTTTTAAGACCGATATTCCTGAGCATGGTATACTCCCGAACTTTCTTCCCCATTCTCACTGAAAGGCTGCGCTTCTGTGGCTTTCCTCCTCCACTTCTATTAGTTATTGCTATGTGGACAAAAAGAGTCACGTGCTCCATGATGTCACCCACAAAGGAGCGGAGGGGAACATGCCGATATCCAGGCTGCAAACATTCAAACGGTATTGTATATTGCCCTATAAATTCATCCCCAATGTAGTCGTCATCGAGAACCACAAAACGGATCATGGCCAGCTCAGGCAGGTTCACTTGAAACTCAAATGTCTCATCAAAAATAGGATTATCACTGTTTTGCTGTACAGTTTTAGTTCTTTGTTCTGAACAGTCGGCCGGAATTCCATGTATCTCTATACACACGTAGGGATCTATGACATCCCCTTTGGCACAAGCTCCCTTGGGCTTTGGGAAGTTCTGACCACTGATGATCTTAATATGAAGCACTAGAGGAGACACCCCAGGTACAATGCCCTTTGTATTTGCACTGAAGTAAGAAACTTCATCTCGCATGATAGACGGCCTTAGAACATAACCACATCCTCCATTTTGAAGAAACCAGCCTGTGTGAAGGTCCATCATTGGACCCGGCGTCTGGAAATTCATTGCCACAATCTGACAGCCACAATTCCAAAAGTCCTGTGGATTCAAGTTACTGGAATCGATTCTCATGGCATTTGGATAGATGCGTGATAAGAACTTCTTATTATAATTTACAAAATCCTCTGGGTATTCATTTGCAATTCGGCTGGCCTCTGTTTCGCTAAATGAACAAATCTCCCAATAGTTTTGGCTTTTCATAGATAGTTCAAAATCCCTGTACTGAACAGATTTACAGATAGACACCAAGTCAGAGAGCTCCCTACACAGCAAGATTTGTTTCTGCTCACCATTGTAATCTACTGACATCCTTCGAGACATTTCAGCTTCTTCATCTTCGTCTGTAACTTCTCCTTCTAAAACATCTGGATCAGAAggcaatttctttcctttcacaatgatcattctttttaatttttctggtgATGGGAGGTAGGATTCCGACGGCAAAGGTGCTTCAGTATAGAGTTTACTGCCAAAGACCTTTTTCATCTGTTGAACCATTACCTTCTGCTGGGGTAGGGAGCAGTGATTCCCCAAGCAAAGAATGAGTGGGTACTCAGAAGCCACAAAGGCAAATTTATTTATCACCTCTATGACGCTTCGAAAGGAAAGGTGTGTTGTCATGTTATTTCGATTACAAAGGATTGGTTCATTGTCTGAACCATCATTTACATCAAGTTCAATGCTTCGACAGCCCATTTTCAAAGCTCTAACATACCCGTTAATGTCAGCCGGCCCCCTGAACTGGTCTTCTATGAGATAGGTGTTGTGAGAGGCGTTGATGTAATAGTGAGATAATGGCTGGGTCATATCTTGGGCAACCTTTTTTTGTTCAGGATCAAAAATGTCACATTCTGGTGACAGCAAATACTGGGTAAAGCCATCAATTGCAAGAAACCCTTTCTGACGTCCCTCTTCAGAAAGCTCATATCTCCGAATGATGTCCAAGCACATGTCCTCGGTGATATGGGTGACTCCTTGCTCAGCTTCTAAAAAAAGCATGAGATCATTGGCATCCAAATACTCTTTGTTTTTAGATATCTGTACAAGTAAGAAATACACTTCTGGCCTGGTGCAAAGTTCACAAAAAGCTTC
Encoded proteins:
- the PLCL1 gene encoding inactive phospholipase C-like protein 1; this encodes MPSEKKISSASDCISFMQAGCELKKVRPNSRIYNRFFTLDTDLQALRWEPSKKDLEKAKLDISAIKEIRLGKNTETFRNNGLADQICEDCAFSILHGENYESLDLVANSADVANIWVSGLRYLVSRSKQPLDFMEGNQNTPRFMWLKKVFEAADIDGNGIMLEDTSVELIKQLNPTLKESKIRLKFKEIQKSKEKLTTRVTEEEFCEAFCELCTRPEVYFLLVQISKNKEYLDANDLMLFLEAEQGVTHITEDMCLDIIRRYELSEEGRQKGFLAIDGFTQYLLSPECDIFDPEQKKVAQDMTQPLSHYYINASHNTYLIEDQFRGPADINGYVRALKMGCRSIELDVNDGSDNEPILCNRNNMTTHLSFRSVIEVINKFAFVASEYPLILCLGNHCSLPQQKVMVQQMKKVFGSKLYTEAPLPSESYLPSPEKLKRMIIVKGKKLPSDPDVLEGEVTDEDEEAEMSRRMSVDYNGEQKQILLCRELSDLVSICKSVQYRDFELSMKSQNYWEICSFSETEASRIANEYPEDFVNYNKKFLSRIYPNAMRIDSSNLNPQDFWNCGCQIVAMNFQTPGPMMDLHTGWFLQNGGCGYVLRPSIMRDEVSYFSANTKGIVPGVSPLVLHIKIISGQNFPKPKGACAKGDVIDPYVCIEIHGIPADCSEQRTKTVQQNSDNPIFDETFEFQVNLPELAMIRFVVLDDDYIGDEFIGQYTIPFECLQPGYRHVPLRSFVGDIMEHVTLFVHIAITNRSGGGKPQKRSLSVRMGKKVREYTMLRNIGLKTIDDIFKLAVHPLREAIDMRENMQNAIVSVKELCGLPPIASLKQCLLTLSSRLITSDNTPSVSLVMKDNFPHLEPLGAIPDVQKKMLAAYDLMIQESRFLIEMADTVQEKIVQCQKAGMEFHEELHNLGAKEGLKGRKLNKATESFAWNITVLKGQGDLLKNAKNEAIENMKQIQLACLSCGLSKAPSSGAEAKSKRSLEAIEEKESSEDNGKL